One genomic region from Arthrobacter sp. FB24 encodes:
- a CDS encoding NCS1 family nucleobase:cation symporter-1: MPQAIPTGASKRLYNEDLAPAEHRTWGFYSLFAMWMSDIHSLGGYTFAAGLFALGLGAWQVFLALVVGIFVVFFLMNLSGFAGQKTGVPYPVLARVAFGTFGANLPALIRALVAIAWYGIQTWLASRAVVIIALRIWPELEGLTDNNFLGESTLGWLAFLLMWSLQLLLLRNGMETIRRFQDWAGPAVWVVMALLVVYILINAGWNISFDLPGGKAEWGVMHAFFAAIALTVTYFSTLMLNFCDFSRFAPSRKAVRTANLWGLPVNFIAFSMVSVVVTAGTFKVYGEHIYDPVEIVGRIDSIWALLLGAVTFAVATLGINVVANFVSPAYDLANAYPSKIDFKRGGLISAMVALVITPWNLFNSPVVINLFLGGLGALWDRSSGSS; the protein is encoded by the coding sequence ATGCCGCAAGCAATTCCCACAGGAGCCAGCAAACGCCTCTACAACGAAGACCTCGCGCCGGCTGAACACCGAACATGGGGCTTCTACTCGCTGTTCGCGATGTGGATGTCTGATATCCATTCGCTGGGGGGCTACACCTTTGCGGCCGGCCTCTTCGCGCTAGGCCTCGGAGCCTGGCAGGTTTTTCTGGCACTCGTCGTGGGGATCTTCGTCGTTTTCTTCCTAATGAACCTTTCGGGCTTCGCTGGCCAGAAGACAGGCGTTCCCTACCCCGTGCTCGCGAGGGTCGCGTTTGGAACGTTCGGCGCCAACCTGCCCGCCCTGATTCGGGCACTGGTGGCCATCGCCTGGTATGGCATTCAGACCTGGCTCGCGTCCCGGGCAGTCGTCATCATCGCGCTGAGGATCTGGCCCGAGCTAGAGGGGCTGACGGATAACAACTTTCTCGGCGAATCTACTTTGGGGTGGCTGGCCTTCCTTCTGATGTGGTCGCTCCAGCTTCTGCTGCTTCGAAACGGGATGGAGACAATCAGGAGGTTCCAGGACTGGGCAGGACCGGCCGTGTGGGTGGTGATGGCTCTGCTGGTCGTGTATATCCTGATCAACGCTGGCTGGAACATTTCGTTTGATTTGCCGGGCGGGAAAGCGGAATGGGGGGTCATGCATGCTTTCTTTGCCGCCATCGCGCTGACGGTGACCTACTTCTCCACCCTGATGCTCAACTTCTGCGACTTCTCGCGTTTTGCACCATCTCGCAAAGCGGTGCGCACGGCGAATCTCTGGGGGTTGCCGGTGAACTTCATAGCCTTCTCCATGGTATCTGTCGTGGTGACGGCCGGAACATTCAAGGTCTACGGGGAGCACATCTACGACCCCGTCGAGATCGTCGGGCGCATCGACAGTATCTGGGCCCTTCTGCTCGGGGCGGTCACTTTCGCTGTCGCAACGCTGGGAATCAATGTCGTGGCGAATTTCGTATCGCCGGCCTACGACCTCGCGAACGCCTATCCCTCCAAGATCGACTTCAAACGCGGTGGCCTAATCTCCGCAATGGTCGCGCTCGTTATAACGCCTTGGAACTTATTCAACAGTCCCGTTGTGATCAACCTGTTCCTGGGAGGACTTGGAGCGCTGTGGGACCGCTCTTCGGGATCATCATGA
- a CDS encoding DUF4192 family protein, which produces MADIPGIDEPMDRVLLAQTHGGPQWSRVEWAQQLLLHAYTHSCTKHSAPILTAIAFVNWWEGRGSKAHQFLQLALEADPAYRLAKLSDLMIGSGMVAGWNMDKDRAFRPWGLEAS; this is translated from the coding sequence TTGGCCGACATCCCGGGAATCGACGAACCGATGGACCGGGTTCTCCTGGCCCAAACACACGGCGGGCCTCAATGGTCCCGGGTCGAATGGGCACAACAGCTGCTGCTCCACGCGTACACGCACAGCTGCACCAAACACTCGGCCCCCATCCTCACCGCCATCGCCTTCGTCAATTGGTGGGAAGGCCGAGGCAGCAAAGCACACCAGTTCCTGCAACTCGCCCTCGAAGCCGACCCCGCCTACCGCCTAGCCAAGCTCAGCGACCTCATGATCGGCTCCGGAATGGTCGCCGGCTGGAACATGGACAAAGACCGGGCCTTCCGGCCCTGGGGACTCGAAGCCTCCTAG
- a CDS encoding FAD-dependent monooxygenase, protein MKAVVVGAGIAGLVAARQLGLAGWDVEILEKSAAPRPDGYMMDFFGPGVEASERIGLYRRLAAVAYHVEAAEYVDAAGRPTSSIDYDQFARLAGGKVLSLLRPDMERAALAALDDVAPGRVRVRYGAPVSRVWSDDDGVRVAVDGSPDVTFAADVLVGADGIHSAVRAQVFGPEEEYLRPLGMRAAAFIVTEPLLNARFRNRFVLTDSIDRMAGLYSLRSDEVAAFMVYRDGAVSSGRQRPGTPRDRLRREFAGLGRAVDRLLELCPERPYDDVVAQIVMPGWQRARTVLVGDACGAVSLLAGQGGSLAIAGAALLGDILGPVASPDGISSALAEFERRWRPVVEEAQAAGRRAASSFLPSNRTQRFLRRWIIRATHLPGIDRLVARQIVGRIAK, encoded by the coding sequence ATGAAGGCCGTGGTTGTAGGAGCGGGCATTGCGGGCCTGGTCGCGGCCCGTCAGCTCGGTTTGGCCGGCTGGGACGTTGAGATCCTTGAGAAGTCGGCTGCTCCGCGCCCCGATGGCTACATGATGGACTTCTTTGGCCCGGGAGTGGAGGCGTCGGAGCGGATCGGCCTCTACCGGCGGCTTGCAGCGGTCGCCTACCATGTCGAGGCAGCCGAGTATGTCGATGCAGCAGGACGCCCCACGTCCAGTATCGATTACGACCAGTTCGCGCGGCTCGCCGGCGGGAAGGTCCTGAGCCTGCTGCGCCCCGATATGGAGCGCGCGGCCCTTGCCGCGCTCGACGATGTGGCCCCCGGCCGGGTGCGGGTCCGCTACGGGGCGCCGGTTTCCCGGGTATGGAGTGATGACGACGGCGTGCGGGTCGCCGTCGACGGCTCGCCGGACGTCACGTTCGCCGCGGACGTACTCGTGGGCGCTGACGGCATTCATTCCGCAGTGCGAGCCCAGGTGTTCGGCCCCGAAGAGGAGTACCTGCGCCCCTTAGGCATGCGTGCGGCCGCCTTCATCGTGACTGAACCGCTCCTGAATGCCCGATTCCGGAATCGGTTCGTCCTCACCGACAGCATCGACCGGATGGCCGGGCTCTACAGCCTCCGGTCGGACGAGGTGGCGGCCTTCATGGTATACCGGGACGGCGCCGTCTCAAGTGGGCGGCAGCGACCGGGTACGCCGCGCGACCGGCTGCGTCGCGAGTTCGCCGGACTCGGCCGCGCAGTCGACCGGCTGCTTGAACTGTGCCCGGAGCGTCCGTACGACGACGTCGTCGCGCAGATTGTCATGCCGGGCTGGCAGCGGGCGCGGACTGTTCTCGTGGGGGATGCCTGCGGGGCGGTATCGCTCCTCGCGGGTCAGGGCGGCTCACTGGCAATCGCCGGTGCCGCTCTGCTGGGGGACATCCTCGGACCCGTGGCCTCGCCTGACGGGATCAGTTCAGCCCTCGCCGAGTTCGAGCGACGCTGGCGCCCCGTGGTCGAGGAGGCCCAGGCAGCCGGGAGGCGCGCCGCGTCCTCGTTCCTCCCCTCCAACCGGACCCAGCGCTTCCTGCGCCGGTGGATCATACGGGCCACCCATCTGCCGGGAATCGACCGGCTGGTGGCCCGCCAGATCGTGGGCAGGATCGCGAAGTAG
- a CDS encoding four-helix bundle copper-binding protein, translating to MTYVQSMLDAYPKDLGSVDKTKLVECIQACFDCAQTCTACADACLSEDMVAELTKCIRANLDCVDICASTGKILSRHGSYDAEITRAVLVACRAACKICADECGQHASMHRHCEVCAEACRRCEQACTELLASLSRNER from the coding sequence ATGACATATGTACAGTCCATGCTGGACGCCTACCCCAAGGATTTGGGCAGCGTCGATAAGACTAAGCTCGTCGAATGCATCCAGGCGTGCTTCGACTGCGCCCAAACTTGCACCGCGTGCGCCGACGCCTGTCTGAGTGAAGATATGGTCGCCGAGCTCACTAAGTGCATCCGCGCCAACCTTGACTGCGTAGACATCTGCGCGTCGACCGGAAAGATCCTCTCCCGCCACGGCAGTTACGACGCCGAAATCACCCGTGCAGTGCTGGTTGCTTGCCGGGCCGCCTGCAAGATTTGCGCCGATGAATGCGGGCAGCATGCTTCCATGCACCGCCACTGCGAGGTGTGCGCTGAAGCCTGCCGGCGGTGTGAGCAAGCCTGCACCGAACTCCTCGCGTCGCTGAGCAGGAACGAACGATGA